A window of the Cynocephalus volans isolate mCynVol1 chromosome 10, mCynVol1.pri, whole genome shotgun sequence genome harbors these coding sequences:
- the LOC134387691 gene encoding adaptin ear-binding coat-associated protein 1-like has protein sequence MRRGERWSGEPRACAETCADPGEPRPCAQVSALPETARTRRSQRSPGDGAHAVPNEPSRRGTAAFLRLPRAGVRGRQLPPLGAHRPPEGHARQRASSAACKLRPCPAVTKEEEETGCVHDAGTEGERGLLAPGAPDPRRRRAGCPPPTRRTMRPRRAVAAAEKRDDWMRGAQMSQSDLFLGTETLDLEVLIGLLWGHNAFYHMCGMKTEQMRDRVAPGTLTLSESGAKTVAESEYESVLCVKPDVSTYRIPPWASNHGYRASDWKSDRPDWTGRLRIASEGKTADIKLQDKVSGELFAQAPVEQYPGIAVETVTDSSCYFVIWIQDGTGHSAFIGIGFTDRGDAFDFNVSSQDHFKWVKQESESSKESQEMDTRPKLDLGFEEGQIIKLSIGNITSKKGGASKPRTSGAGGLSLHPPPPGGKVTIPPLSSSVAISNHVTPPPIPKSNHGGSDADNLLDLDSPAPIMTPAPAPISASNDLRGDFSTASSSSVPNQAPQPSNWV, from the exons ATGCGCCGAGGCGAGCGCTGGTCTGGAGAACCGCGCGCGTGCGCTGAGACGTGCGCAGACCCGGGGGAGCCGCGCCCATGCGCCCAGGTGAGCGCACTCCCGGAGACCGCGCGCACGCGCCGAAGCCAGCGCAGCCCCGGAGACGGCGCGCACGCGGTGCCGAACGAGCCTTCGCGCCGCGGGACTGCAGCCTTCCTCCGCCTGCCGCGGGCGGGAGTGCGGGGTCGACAGCTGCCCCCGCTCGGAGCGCACCGACCCCCCGAAGGGCACGCTCGTCAGAGGGCGAGCTCTGCGGCGTGCAAGTTGCGTCCCTGCCCGGCTGTCacgaaggaagaggaagaaacaggCTGTGTGCACGACGCCGGGACTGAAGGAGAGCGCGGGCTCTTGGCACCTGGAGCTCCTGACCCGAGGCGTCGCCGCGCCGGGTGCCCGCCACCAACCCGCCGCACGATGCGCCCCAGGCGGGCGGTGGCCGCCGCGGAGAAGCGCG atgactggatgagagGTGCACAGATGAGCCAATCAGATCTTTTCCTGGGAACAGAGACTCTGGACTTGGAAGTGCTCATCGGCCTCCTCTGGGGGCACAACGCCTTCTACCATATGTGTGGCATGAAGACAGAGCAAATGAGAGACCGTGTGGCCCCAGGGACA CTCACGCTCTCGGAGAGCGGAGCCAAGACGGTGGCCGAGTCGGAGTACGAGTCTGTGCTGTGTGTGAAGCCGGACGTCAGCACCTACCGGATTCCGCCCTGGGCCTCCAACCATGGTTACAGGGCATCTGACTGGAAATCAGACCGGCCTGATTGGACTGGTCGCCTCCGAATCGCTTCAGAAGGGAAGACTGCCGACATCAAACTCCAGGACAAGGTGTCAGGAGAGCTCTTTGCTCAGGCACCAGTAGAACAATATCCTGGTATTGCTGTGGAGACAGTAACAGATTCCAGCTGCTACTTTGTAATCTGGATCCAGGATGGTACAGGGCATAGTGCTTTCATTGGCATTGGCTTCACAGATCGGGGAGATGCCTTTGACTTTAATGTCTCGTCGCAGGATCACTTCAAGTGGGTGAAGCAGGAATCTGAGAGTTCCAAAGAATCTCAGGAAATGGATACTCGTCCCAAGTTGGATCTGGGCTTCGAGGAAGGACAGATCATCAAGTTGAGTATTGGGAACATTACATCCAAGAAGGGAGGTGCTTCTAAGCCCAGGACTTCAGGGGCTGGGGGCCTAAGCTTACACCCACCCCCACCTGGAGGCAAGGTCACTATACCACCTCTGTCCTCCTCAGTTGCCATCAGCAATCATGTCACACCTCCACCCATTCCAAAATCTAACCATGGAGGTAGTGATGCAGATAACCTTTTAGATTTGGATTCTCCTGCTCCTATCATGACACCAGCACCAGCCCCAATTTCTGCAAGCAATGACTTGCGGGGAGACTTTAGCACTGCATCCAGCAGCTCTGTTCCAAACCAGGCACCACAGCCATCCAACTGGGTCTAG